Below is a genomic region from Henckelia pumila isolate YLH828 chromosome 3, ASM3356847v2, whole genome shotgun sequence.
TCTCTTATTTTCCAAGAAAGATGGATTCGAATCATGAtgtgaattattttatttattggtcGGCTGTTTGTAGACTATTTAAGAACGCAAATCTCGTTGATATTATATTTTACTAGCTGCCAAACTATTGTACGAAGTCATTGTTGGACATTTCTCCTTTTATAAAATCGAGGTAATTTTTTTGGGGAAAACTTTAAATTAggttttcttttttcttcttgTGCAGGTATTGCTGGACCAACCTCTTCTAATGGGTGTGAATGTATTGTGGGAATCACAACTTGAATACCATGCATGCCACAATGACTGGTCCGAAGTTTCTAAGCTACTAGAAGTAATTCCCTCATATGCACTCTGCAGTGGAAGACTTAGCATTAGGTTGGATGGTATACATTCAGCTTCAGACATTGAGTATAGAGGGAGTGTTCCTGGATATCATAATTTTACTGAAGTGGTTGAAGAGCTAGATGTTGTGTGTATGGATGTTCCAAGCATCCAAGTTTTCAGGTTTTCTGAAAGTACCATGTGCTCAGAGAGTTTGAGAATGCTTATGGAACTGCAACtcgcaaaaaaaaatatatttttaaatgacTATTGGCATGGTACTGAAGACATTGTGCCTTTGCTGGCACTTTCAGGTTTTTTGTTGAAGGTGCATGACAAGTTATTGCTGGAAGGCCCCATTGATTGCTCATCGGATAATCTGCTAGTTATTGGTGATGTATCGGTTAATCCAGATACAGTTCTAGCGTTACATAAAGTTGTGATACGCTTCTGTGCACAGTATAACTTGCTGAATTTTCTGGACATTTACCTTGACCATCACAACCTCGCAGTAGATCATGAATCTCTTGCACCTTTACAGGATGCAGCTGTAAGTCAATatgatattttcaaaaaaaatttctttacaTGTTTTTACAATtcaatctttatttattttaagacTTTTGATTACGGTAATATGATGCTtataaaatttcagaaaatttttAGGTTATTCATACCACATGTTTCTTCAGGGTGATAATGAGTGGGCGAAGTGGTTGCTTTTGCTGAGGGTTAAGGGGAAAGAATATGATGGGTCATTTTCTAATGCCCGTGCAGTTGCTTTGCGCAATTTAGTTCCTGGGAGTAAAATTAGCATTCTGGAGGTTGATGACATCATACATGCGGTTGATGACATAGCAGAAGGAGCTGGGGAAATGGCAGCTATAGCCACATTGATGTTCGCTCCTATTCCTCTTCAAGAATGCCTTAGTAGTGGCAGTGTTAACAGGCGTTATAGCTCAGCTCAATGCACCTTGGAAAACCTTAGACCAGCCCTGCAACGTTTCCCTACATTGTGGATCAAAATCGTGGCAGCCTGTTTTGGACAAGAACCCAGCTGCGGCAATTTGCCTATTGGGACACAAGGTGAGTTGTTATACCTGCTGCCCCATCTGTTATCCATGTATAAAATTGAATCTTCTTCGTATCTTATTTCTCTCATcaactttaatattttttattgagtaCAGTATCAGGGTATTCTGATTTGTTTGAGTACTTGAAATGGCGGGAAGGTGTTTTCTCCTCTTCTGTACGAGATACTTCGTTTCTACAGATGATCCCATGTTGGTTCCCAAAGTCTGTTCGGAGATTGATTCAGTTATTTGTGCAGGTTACTTCGAATATGGGCTTGAATTTATGCACTTCTTGTTAAGAATTGATTTCAATGTATCGACATCTAATATTTTTACAGTGTTTTGTTATAGAATTAGTTAAAGTATTTGTTTGTGATGTTAGTATTATTGAAAAAACATTCTAAATGCATTTCTATCGATCTCTATCACCCAAATGTTCCTTCTGTCTGAACAGGGGCCAATTGGCTGGCACACACTTGCTGACTCCGAGAATGGAGAACTTTCTATGCTGAGAGACATCTACTATGTTGTAAATTCCAGTGGTCATGCTCAGATTAGTGCAATGTCTTgggaagctgctgtccaaaaaCATATCGAGGAGGAACTCTATGCTTCTTCTGTGGAGGTTTTGATCTGTTCAGCCCTTAAAATCTTTACGTATGCATGTAAAGAGCATTTTAGTTGCTCAAATTCTCCAAGTTGACTCtcggaaaaaaaaattgcaaattaCCTTTGATAATATCTTAATTTCGAGGATTGCTCCCTCTTTCCAGAAGAAAGCAGCAATTAGGAAGCTATGAACCTATTTCAGAAACTCACCCAACTTCGTGACTCCCCTCCCTCGCTCCATGGAGCTCCTCCCGTTGTTGTATGATATTCTATTTTTCTGCGATGACTTCAGGGAACTGGAGTTGGACTTGAACACCATTTGCATCGTGGGCATGCATTGGCCGCTTTGAATCATGTTCTCTCTGCAAGGGTCTACAAGTTGAAATCTGACAGTAAGGAGGAAGGAAAGCATGAGCAGCGTAATGTCCAATCTGATGTGCAAATCTTGCTTGCACCTTTAACTAAGAGCGAGGAGTCTATGCTCTCATCTGTAAGAATGTAGTCTTTGAATCATATAGATAGAAAATGGTTCAGATGAATGgcatctagaaaatcaaaatgtgtATTGCTTCCAGTAGTTCTTTCTTTGCTAGTGTGGTAGAGTGTGACACCTTGATTAGTTTCTGCAGCAGTGTGAAAGTAATCTGCCTATCTTATAGAAAAGTTGTGCACTTCTTTGATTGCTGATCATCTCCATGCTTCGTTTTCCTTTGCTGTGCCTATATATATTGCTGTGCATAGTGACTTCTGATTTTTTGGCAACCGTTTTGTACTTCTGTATTTGCATGAAGCTAGGGACGGACTGGTGATGAtgtattttctttcttttttttcttttctttttctttttttgatgAGAAACGATATTATATTAGATACGTGAAGGCTATTAATTACAATAAGTGGGAAAGTGATCCGCTCACGACAAAGGTGTAAGCATGACTCTAATCATATCAACAATAGACAAAAACCCGATCTCTTAATCAATCTGAGATTGAGACATTCTCAAACCCTACATGAGACCCAATCCAAATAGGATGATGTATTATTTTCAAAGTGGAATAAAACTCCTCACACCTGGGAATTACCAACACTTTTTCCTTGAGATGTTGGAATGCCATATATGGACTAGAATGTTGAAACCTGTGGAAACCATTGTTTGCAATGTGGGATGAATGAATTGAGTATCGCTTAAACTTCATTAAACACGAAAACCTTGGAAAAATATAGAGGTGACTTAATGAGAATAAAAAACCAAATGTTGATATTGGATTGAAGTGTAAAAGATGCCCACAAAGGACTAAAAATCCTTTCGCCCAGTACATTAGACCCTTAAGTACAAATTATGAATTTATCAAGACCAATTGGTGGATTGTGCTACATTGTTTGAAATCTTTAATGTTGTGATATTTGAGCATGTctctttatttttatatttgcgaaatgttcgaacttttttgtAGATAAATTACGTTGTTATTATAAGTTTTGTGGTCTAAATGAAGCTTCACTAGTTTGGAAACTATTGTGAAGATATTAACAGGTTATGATTTCATCCCATCCTTAGTATCTTTCCTTTCTGATGTTAGGTGATACCTCTTGCCATTGCGCATTTTGATGACACTGTATTGGTGGCATCCTGCGCTTTTCTTTTGGAGCTCTGTGGTTTATCTGCTGATGTTATGCGAATAGACGTTGCTGCTTTGAGAAGAATATCTTCTTTCTACAAGTCTGCTGAAAACAatcaatataaacaattatCACCAAAGGTTTCTGTTTTTTATCCAGCGTCTCTTGAGATTGATTTAACGGAAACTCTTGCGCGTGCGTTAGCTGATGATTATCTACGTGAGTCTTCTAGTAACATGACCCAGAAAGGTGAGACAAACTATAGCACTTGCAATCAACCATCACGAGCTCTCCTGCTTGTTCTGCAGCATTTAGAAAGAGCAAGTCTTCTGTTGGCAACCACGGGTATGACCTGTGGGTCTTGGTTGTCCAGTGGAAATGGAGATGGAGCTGATTTAAGGTCTCAGCAGAAGGCCTCAAGCCAACACTGGAAATTGGTTACTGTATTTTGTCGGATTCATAATATTCCATTGAGCACCAAATACCTTGCCGAATTAGCAAGAGATAATGATTGGGTACGCTTTTGTCCTTTTtgttctctctttttttttttaatgcatGAGTACAGATTTTTAAAGTCTAAGAGGATATTGTGTTTGTCCCCACTCGCCGAATTAGGTTGGGTTTTTGTCAGAAGCTCAAGTTGGAAAATATCCCTTTGAAGCAGTAATCCAAGTGGTAAGCTTCAAACTCTTTCCAAAATGAGTCATATAAAATTTATCCGGCAGTGGAGTACTTATTTCTTTGTTTTTAATTGATAACACTGAATGCCATTTCATATTTGTGCTGTCTGCCTCGCCTCAGGCGTCGAAGGAGTTCAGTGACCCCCGATTAAAGATTCACCTGTTAACAGTATTGAAGAGCATGCAGTCTAGGAAAAAACTTACTTCATCAAAACTGGATTCCGCAGGAAGGAGTGATACTTTCTTACCTGATGAAAACCTGTACATACCTGTTGAATTATTTGGAATTATTGCAGAGTGTGAAAAACAGGAAAAACCTGGGGATGCCCTTCTCCTGAAAGCAAAGAACCTTAGCTGGTCAATTTTGGCTATGATTGCATCTTGTTTTCCTGATGTTTCTCCATTGTCATGCCTAATAGTCTGGCTGGAAATAACTGCAGCAAGGTTGTGATTACCTTTCCTTAATCATCAGCATATCAATGAGAACAACATTTTCTTTTCAAGCATTTTGCAAAACCAGCCTTTGTATGgcaattacattttttttttgtgattttccCTCTAAAAAATTATAGTTCTATGCCAAacattttgttttctttcttttccgTATTTTGTTTTTTGGGGGGAATCAGAGGAAGAGTAAAATGGAAGTTTCCATCTTATCAGGGAGACTTCAGCTATCAAAGTGAATGACATTGCCTCCAAAATCGCAAAAAATGTTAGAGCTGCGGTGGAAACTACAAATTCCCTCCCGGCTAATTCTAGAACCATAACCTTTCATTATAATCGAAGAAACGCAAAACGCAGGCGTCTTGTGGAACCCATTCCAATGAGTTCTTTGACTTTGGATGCATCTACGATTGCTGAAGGTTTTGATATGATAAACGATCAAAGTATTGTTGGTGAAGCAGAAACAGATAAACTGACAGATGAAGATACCAATTTTTCAATTGACCCTGATGGTGTGGCCATATCCTTGTCCAGGATGGTCGCCGTGCTCTGTGAACAGCATCTGTTTCTTCCGTTGCTTCAAGCTTTTGAAATCTTTCTTCCGTCATGTTCTCTGTTACCTTTTATTCGTGCCCTTCAGGTTATTTACTATTCTTTATGGTGCGTtacaattaatgaacaatttgGTCGATAGGATGAAACAGTGTTGCGCATAATTGTTGTCAATTTGCTTTTTTCAAAGATAAGTTTAAATTTGCTTTAACTACCTGATCATTATCTTCTACTCCATACTCACTGAGAATTTCTCAATTGTAACCAGTATTAGTTTCACCCTTCCCATTATGACTGTCAATGGTTGATGCATTGTCTTCCTTCGCCTGTGATGTTATCAAACAATGAATCCTACTTGAAATTGAGTCATGCCAGCCGCCAGGCATCCCAATTCTTTCCACAACCAGGATGGAGTATAAGTTATTTGAAACAGTTttcttttcttgttttttttgggTCTTCAGTTGGTCATTATTTTCAAGTGTTTGTCTGTACTGTTGAAGGTTAAGTATTGATATGTCACGTGAATTGAGGAGAGGATGATAGGCTTAATTTCGTATGCCTGGCTGagaaagatatcaaagataaaAATACACAAACCCTTGAGTGTGTTTATTTTTCTGCTGAAGTTATTTTCTTCGAGTGATTTAATTTTTCCAATTTATTTTTTCCTCATTTGTGCTGATGGAGCAAAGTTTGCTTGTCCCTTGTATCATCTTAGCTTGTTGACATCACTGATAGATTTTTTTCTCAATTAACTAGATTCCTTTCTCTTTCTAGGCCTTCTCGCAAATGCGCGTCGCGGAAGCTTCAGCACATCTTGGATCCTTTTCTACGAGAATTAAGGAAGAATCTCCTCATATACATCATCGCGAAAGAGAAGGGACAGTTGGAATTTCATGGATAAGTTCTACTGCTGCCAAAGCTGCTGATGCAATACTTTCAAGATGTTCATCTCCATATGAAAAGAGATGCTTGCTACAGCTCCTTTCCGTTACAGACTTTAGTGATGGTGGATCTGCTGCAACACGCTATGGACGACTATGCTGGAAAATCAATATGGCTGAACCTTCTCTGCGAAGTGATGATTTTCCATTATTAGGAAATGAAACACTAGACGATGCTTCACTTTTAGCAGCTTTAGAAAAGAATGGATATTGGGAACAGGCACGCAGCTGGGCCAAACAGTTGGAGGCAAGTGGTGAATCACGTTGGAAATCTGCTGTCAATCATGTTACTGAGATGCAGGTAAATTATCTCCAGTCTTCTATCTTCCACAAGTATTTGCCAAAATATCTTCAAAAGTTTGTCATCTCTTTCATATTTATAGGTGTTGTCTTTTTATTTATGCCACCATGAAAGTATGTGGTGCAGTCAATGTAGAAACTTGAGTATATGCAAGTGCTTATCAGTTATCATCTCAACTGTTTTTGGCGTCCCTCGAACCttttgtatttagtcttccccACAAGGACCGATAATGAGTACTTTACCATCACTAAAGTGCTCAGCGTAATCGATTCTGCTTAAGACAATGCATTTTGTCCAAGATTGTTTAAATGTTGGACCAAATTGTCTTGTGTAGACACTGTACATTGCAGCCTTGTAGTTATGTCGCGATTTTTGTCAAATAATTTGTGCTTCCCTTCTGGATTCTGTTGTTTGTAATGATGTGCTTCTGTTCATGTCTAGGCTGAAGCCATGGTTTCAGAGTGGAAAGAATATCTTTGGGATGTCCCAGAGGAGAGGGTTGCTTTGTGGAGCCACTGCCAGACTCTTTTTATTAGATATTCCTTTCCAGCAATGCAGGTAAAACTTTTCCCTAAGAAAGAGATTAGGTAACAGGGGGCATCATAAATGTATTTTCTTGTATCTTTCATTCTGTGTTTTATGCTTTTACAGGCTTTAGCACTTTCAGCtatctttttttgttttttttgttttttttttgtttttttttttgcttcatGTGTTTTTTCTTGGTGGGTTGGGAGTGTTGGGGGGGTGGGGTGGGGGTGGGGTTTGGGTTGGGAAGATGATAGAGGTTTTTGTGGGGTGGTGGTGAGGCAGAGTTATGGACTGAGTGCATCCATCTCCCCAATCTGTGGTTGTAACAACTATGACATTAGCCGAGTTGCTTTATGTTTTTCAGGCTGGACTGTTCTTCCTTAAACATGCTGAGTCAGCGGAAAAAGATATTCCGGCAAAAGAACTTCATGAATTACTGCTGCTATCTCTACAGTGGCTGAGTGGAATGATAACTTTCTCACATCCGtaagatttaatttttacaagaTTGTTGTTACACAAACTtggaattcaaaaaaaaaaccttgAATTCAGCATATGATCAAGCTCTCAGAATGAATAATGTTTATTAGGTTTTATCCAATGCATCTTCTGCGTGAAATTGAGACCCGAGTTTGGCTCTTGGCTGTGGAATCGGAAGCTCAGGTGAAGACTGAGGGCGACTCTGCAGTAACCTACACCACTTGTGAGGCTAGATCAGGCAAGGGTTCTAACTTGATAGATCGTACTGCAAGCATTATTACAAAAATGGACAATCATATAACTGCGAGAAACAGAACTTTGGAGAATGATCGGGAAAATAGTCAGCCACATATTAGAATTCCTCAAACTATGGACTCTAGCTTTTCAAACATGACTGAAGGGAACGCAAAAACAAAAAGAAGACCAAAAGGCTCTGGATCATCAAGAAAGCCCTTATTTGATGCAGTGGACAGAAAGTTTGACTCTGAATCTATTGCACTGAACCTCAGATATGACTTACAGTTGGATGACGAAAACTTTAAGATAGATTCATCAATATCAAGGTGGGAGGAAAGAGTTGGACCTGCTGAGCTAGAAAGGGCAGTTCTTTCATTGCTAGATTTCGGGCAAACAACTGCTGCCAAACAACTGCAAAATAAATTGTCTCCAGACAAGGCACCAGCTGAGTTCTCACTTGTAGATGCTGCTTTGAAGCTTGCTGCTCTTTCAACCCCTGGAAACAAAGTATCCATACCCACGTTAGATGATGAAACACGTGATATCATACAGTCATACAATCTACAGACTAGTCATCGTGTGATTGAGCCACTGAAGGTACCACTTTGTTTCTGTAATTCTTTGCACTTACGGATTTTTGTGGTTAAATTCAACATCATGTGAGCTAGCAAGTTGTCTAATGTTTATATGACAGTCTATTTCTATTAGAACTTTAATCAAATTAATTCCATAATTATATCATTCAATTGACTCCTTTTTCGTCGATTCTGTCTGCTGTATTTTCTATCATGATTCCTTGATCTTAGAATGTATGAACTTGTACACAGTATGGCTGATTGCTTCTGTCTGCTTTTGATAATTACTTTCTTAGAACGAATCCTGATTTACTCGTGCCCGTAGACCTCCAGATTGATAATTCAACTGTGGATTGCTTTGTTGTATGTTTTAGGCCTTGGAGAGCTTAACTGCAATTTTAATGGAAGGCAGTGGACAAGGTTTATGTAAGAGGATAATATCTGTCGTGAAGACTGCAAATGTGCTGGGGCTCTTATTTTCAGAGGCATTTGATAAACAACCAATTGAACTGCTTCAATTGCTTTCTCTCAAGGCACAAGATTCTTTTGACGAAGCCAGTCTTTTAGTGAGGAGTCACTCCATCGCAGCTGCTAGTATAGCACAAATTCTTGCAGAATCCTTTCTAAAGGTGACTATGAGTCTGATGCTCGAGTGTGTGTGACCTCTCAGTTGTGCAGCAAACAATTTTGGTTGAGTCGTGCTTTCCTTCTTGGTCATAGCGAGCAGTTCACCGTAACCATAGTTTGGTTTCTAAAGTTCTTGAGatttttttatgagtttttgCTTTTGTTCAATATTTTTCAGGGTCTGTTGGCAGCACATCGTGGAGGGTATATGGAGTCTCAGAAGGAGGAAGGTCCTGCTCCACTTCTATGGAGGTTGTCAGACTTCTTGAAATGGGCTGAGCTTTGCCCCAGTGATTCAGAAATTGGTCATGCGTTAATGAGATTAGTTATCACCGGGCAAGAGATACCACATGCATGCGAGGTAACATGGTTCTACTTGATGTGGATGGGTGCAGCCATAGGATCTTTGCTTAAATTGTCATCAATAtgaattattaaattatttcctgatattttaatttcatgTTGTTGGTTAGCGGtaattttaatttcatattGTTTATTAACGTTCTGGTTTTATTCATCTAAGACATCCCCATCTCAGCTTATATATGCTAGTTGACTAGGTTTTTATTCACCTCTCTCACTTGGTTGACATATTGCAGCAAATCTGACATTGAACCCATATTTAACTAACTTCCCCCGGTGGCGATCTTGTTTTTTAAATGGCTTAGTTGTTTATTTCCCAATTTTGATAGGTTGAGCTTCTTATCCTCGCCCACCACTTTTACAAGGCGTCAACATGCCTTGATGGAGTAGATGTTCTTGTGGCTCTAGCAGCAACCAGGGTAGAAGCTTATGTATGGGAGGGTGATTTCTCATGCCTAGCTCGCTTGATTACAGGAGTTGGAAATTTTCATGCACTCAATTTTATACTCGGAATTCTGATTGAAAATGGCCAACTGGATCTCCTCCTTCAAAAGTACTCAGCAGCTGCAGATGCAAGTAGTGCTACTGCTGAAGCAGTTAGAGGATTTCGAATGGCTGTTCTGATATCCCTTAAGCAAATTAACCCGAGCGATCTTGATGCATTTGCCATGGTTTGAACACTTGAAATTTCCCAGTTCCAATCCCCCTTGGCTCcccagcagaaaatattaattgtttaatcTCCCTGGAGAAGTGAACCGTAGGTTCTTTTTATATTCTCTCATAATTGAATCCTGTTCTCCTGTGCAGGTCTATAATCACTTTGACATGAAGCATGAAACTGCAAGTCTTCTGGAGTTACGAGCCAAGCAATCTTCTCAACAATGGTTTCTCCGTAATGACAAGGACCAAAATGAGGACCTCCTTGAATCCATGTGTTATTTCATCAAGGCTGCTGAAGTTCACTCCTCTATTGATGCCGGAAACAAAACCCTCAAAGCTTGTGCCCAGGCGTCACTTGTATCCCTACAGATTAGAATGCCAGATACAAAATGGCTCGATCTTTCTGAAACTAATGCGAGGCGAATATTAGTCGAGCAGTTCAGATTTCAGGAGGCCCTAATTGTTGCTGAAGCCTATGGTCTTAACCAGCCTAGTGAATGGGCTCTGGTGCTGTGGGAACAAATGCTTGACCCTGAGCTTACCGAGCAGTTTGTGGCTGAATTTGTAGCTGTTTTACCTCTCCAACCATCAATGCTTATTGAACTTGCAAGATTTTATCGTTCTGAGATGCAAGCCAGGGGAGACCAATCCCAATTCTCAGTTTGGTTGACTGGAGGAGTGTTGCCAGCTGATCGGAAGTATCTAGCGAAATCATTTAGATGTTTGCTAAGAAGGACCAGAGATATCAGGTTAAAACTGCATTTGGCCACTACAGCCACGGGTTTTGGTGATGTTATCGAGGCATGCAACAGGGAATTGGATAAAGTACCTGATAATGCTGGACCCCTTATTCTAAGAAAGGGGCACGGGGGTGCATACCTTCCTTTGATGTAATAACCCTAGCGCCAGGATGAGTCAACGGATGTGTGCATTTCGAACAATTTCACCATTGCCAAAATACATCATGTCAATATTAGGTAAATCTATTCTAGTTTCGAGTATTTTTAAAGCCCGGAGCTGTGAAAAAAATGCATGGAGTCATTCTGCTGAGCGAATTCTTGTTTTGAGAATTGGGGTGGGATTTTAGGGATAGTTTTAttcttttattaaaatcttccaaactgatacCAGTTTCGACTGTACGATTGAAATTTTGTCCTGTATTACTATTAGGGGGGAAAAAGGTTTTGTAAAACATGTAAATACTGTACAAATGTGCGGAATATAATACTGATGCCGGGTATTTGGTTTCATCCTGTTGTATGCTTATGGAGCTCATGTGGTTTGTGTAAACTTGGTGAAACTCGTCTTGGTCAGTCATTACCATATGTAAAG
It encodes:
- the LOC140890469 gene encoding uncharacterized protein, with protein sequence MGIDCPQDRDGPAILQLRKWDSNEFPYNPSSFREGFISPSRKSLLLHSDNFEALLIPLVKDQYVNDKDPEIISDETSHSPPEFNVPSCSDSDDCCSPRDTFSRSTDHSYIYDVDSVAWGLCVSMFDQHEEAPFQELLFVCGNRGVVVHAFPQIYKSSKVVKPAQGDDTEKGTWVEWGPPTALSPCLKVPEQSKLYFDAPKTRTNGVYTDNGGDIPSASVAQKTWLRTLLTRVETRRSGSDVCTKFPNRALFPDNVVVSFRIFDQESQILDFLSCDGHISPEQLNGNMIGVNTALDKTDTDPSSSLPRLEDGSASDSRGGGVSDLYKCVKIFSSSSNHLVGFVLSMINPPSFNTDSVEENCIGIWIVVARLVYWGIEWVCSVRLDKYSERHPLGEWVDFNFSLRYLICLSKSGLLSFYGATNGVFVASLDIVTICRFDCCPSFQEPKNNGSVLNEGHDDSEPCIDSFSDKRKFRRLLMFPHSSMLGVMDENGVTFMLCIDNLVQVNRSLLENVIPHQEYFNLELLIGWEVGAAEIGFQRAFDDISAHQDKKPLPGQSRSSYFGNSRSNILLKSLESDIMCRRIQNGPYIPIRKKFLDFNPASCLIRKVILPPVGRNENGVICCSPFGITHLIKRNNRGKKWGQVVHSNLHSDFIVNDEINYNKPGWEASSDESVGCNFNGFLYLVTKEGLSVVLPSISVPSNFFPIEAFGYRLSKCTSNLDDGAGDLFGITRITKLWSPWKLEVLDRVLLYEGPEVAEQLCLENGWDLEISRIRRLQLALDLLKFEEIEKSLEMLMGVNLAEEGILRLLFAAVYLISSKASIDNEVFAASRLLALATSFATRAIRKYGLLQHDKDSVKPRYVRGDESLSLSLVLTHRELVEEKYTRRLKEMANFLVALRNLQRLLDSKFKRPGPGLTDIVGLPSLVNTDLTEDEVKIPAVPADSLSLDKSAQYETALSASETDSSKADNLALMPVGKVAADTASDFQNTDGAVVNSEGSTQGSTLGKRNFQLENPRDMIARWEIDNLDLKTVVKDALLSGRLPLAVLRLHLRHLTDSVPGTVSRDNFNDIRVVGRAIAYDLFLQDEIGLAITTLQKLGEDVETTLKQLLFGTVRRSLRVRVAEEMERYEYLGSQELKILELVSLIERVYPCSSFFGTLTRRRKELNKAADEVAPGEINLHLLHPLFHNLIISCGEIDGVVLGSWTSVHDQSISSEVDGESNHGAYWSGAVAWSDAWDQRVTDRVLLDQPLLMGVNVLWESQLEYHACHNDWSEVSKLLEVIPSYALCSGRLSIRLDGIHSASDIEYRGSVPGYHNFTEVVEELDVVCMDVPSIQVFRFSESTMCSESLRMLMELQLAKKNIFLNDYWHGTEDIVPLLALSGFLLKVHDKLLLEGPIDCSSDNLLVIGDVSVNPDTVLALHKVVIRFCAQYNLLNFLDIYLDHHNLAVDHESLAPLQDAAGDNEWAKWLLLLRVKGKEYDGSFSNARAVALRNLVPGSKISILEVDDIIHAVDDIAEGAGEMAAIATLMFAPIPLQECLSSGSVNRRYSSAQCTLENLRPALQRFPTLWIKIVAACFGQEPSCGNLPIGTQVSGYSDLFEYLKWREGVFSSSVRDTSFLQMIPCWFPKSVRRLIQLFVQGPIGWHTLADSENGELSMLRDIYYVVNSSGHAQISAMSWEAAVQKHIEEELYASSVEGTGVGLEHHLHRGHALAALNHVLSARVYKLKSDSKEEGKHEQRNVQSDVQILLAPLTKSEESMLSSVIPLAIAHFDDTVLVASCAFLLELCGLSADVMRIDVAALRRISSFYKSAENNQYKQLSPKVSVFYPASLEIDLTETLARALADDYLRESSSNMTQKGETNYSTCNQPSRALLLVLQHLERASLLLATTGMTCGSWLSSGNGDGADLRSQQKASSQHWKLVTVFCRIHNIPLSTKYLAELARDNDWVGFLSEAQVGKYPFEAVIQVASKEFSDPRLKIHLLTVLKSMQSRKKLTSSKLDSAGRSDTFLPDENLYIPVELFGIIAECEKQEKPGDALLLKAKNLSWSILAMIASCFPDVSPLSCLIVWLEITAARETSAIKVNDIASKIAKNVRAAVETTNSLPANSRTITFHYNRRNAKRRRLVEPIPMSSLTLDASTIAEGFDMINDQSIVGEAETDKLTDEDTNFSIDPDGVAISLSRMVAVLCEQHLFLPLLQAFEIFLPSCSLLPFIRALQAFSQMRVAEASAHLGSFSTRIKEESPHIHHREREGTVGISWISSTAAKAADAILSRCSSPYEKRCLLQLLSVTDFSDGGSAATRYGRLCWKINMAEPSLRSDDFPLLGNETLDDASLLAALEKNGYWEQARSWAKQLEASGESRWKSAVNHVTEMQAEAMVSEWKEYLWDVPEERVALWSHCQTLFIRYSFPAMQAGLFFLKHAESAEKDIPAKELHELLLLSLQWLSGMITFSHPFYPMHLLREIETRVWLLAVESEAQVKTEGDSAVTYTTCEARSGKGSNLIDRTASIITKMDNHITARNRTLENDRENSQPHIRIPQTMDSSFSNMTEGNAKTKRRPKGSGSSRKPLFDAVDRKFDSESIALNLRYDLQLDDENFKIDSSISRWEERVGPAELERAVLSLLDFGQTTAAKQLQNKLSPDKAPAEFSLVDAALKLAALSTPGNKVSIPTLDDETRDIIQSYNLQTSHRVIEPLKALESLTAILMEGSGQGLCKRIISVVKTANVLGLLFSEAFDKQPIELLQLLSLKAQDSFDEASLLVRSHSIAAASIAQILAESFLKGLLAAHRGGYMESQKEEGPAPLLWRLSDFLKWAELCPSDSEIGHALMRLVITGQEIPHACEVELLILAHHFYKASTCLDGVDVLVALAATRVEAYVWEGDFSCLARLITGVGNFHALNFILGILIENGQLDLLLQKYSAAADASSATAEAVRGFRMAVLISLKQINPSDLDAFAMVYNHFDMKHETASLLELRAKQSSQQWFLRNDKDQNEDLLESMCYFIKAAEVHSSIDAGNKTLKACAQASLVSLQIRMPDTKWLDLSETNARRILVEQFRFQEALIVAEAYGLNQPSEWALVLWEQMLDPELTEQFVAEFVAVLPLQPSMLIELARFYRSEMQARGDQSQFSVWLTGGVLPADRKYLAKSFRCLLRRTRDIRLKLHLATTATGFGDVIEACNRELDKVPDNAGPLILRKGHGGAYLPLM